The genomic DNA TGCTGCCCTCGGGCGAGCTCCTGATTCTCGAACGCAAATTTTCCTGGTTCACCGGCGTCAACATCCGCATCCGCGCGATCCCGCTGAAGTCGATCACGCCGGGTGCGCTGGTCGACGGCCCCGCGCTGTTCGTCGCCGATCTCGGCCAGGAGATCGACAACATGGAAGGCATCGACGCCCACGTCACGCCCGAGGGCGAGACCGTGCTGACGCTGATCTCCGACGACAATTTCTCGATGCTGCAGCGGACGCTGCTGCTGCAATTCACGCTGGCGGAGTAGCGGCGCCGTCACGTCAAGCCGCGGTCGCAATGCGTGCCGCCACCACCCGCCATTCGTTCGCGCCGCTGGCAATCCGCCGTCCGCCCACTAAACTCTCTCCACAATCCCGCCCCCATCCCGGAACTCCCCCGCATGTCCGTCCTGTTTTCCCCGATCAAGCTGCGCGGCCTGACCTTGAAGAACCGCGTCGTGGTGTCGCCGATGTGCCAATATTCGGCCGACGACGGCGTCGCCAACGACTGGCACTTCACCCACATCAACAATCTCAGCCTGTCGGGCGCTTCGATGTTCTGCATCGAGGCGACGCATGTCGAGGCGATCGGCCGCATCACGCCGGGCTGTCTCGGGCTCTACAGCGATGCCTGCGAAGCCGCGCTGCATCAGGTCCTCAGCTCGGTGCGCAAGCATTCCTCGACGGCGATCGCGATGCAGCTCGCTCATGCGGGCCGCAAGGCGTCGAGCGCGCGGCCCTGGGACGGCGGCCAGTTGATTCCGGTCGAACAGGGCGGCTGGCAGACGGTGGCGCCGTCGGCCGTGCCGCACAAGGAGGGCGAGGCCGCCCCGCTGGCGCTCGATGCCGCGGGCCTGACGCGCATCCGCGAGGCCTTCGTCGATAGCGCAAAGCGCGCCGACCGGCTCGGCATCGACGCCATCGAGCTGCATGGCGCGCACGGCTATCTCCTGCATCAGTTCCTGTCGCCGATCTCCAATCGGCGCACGGACGAATATGGCGGCAGCCTCGAAAACCGCATGCGCTTTCCGCTCGAGATCTACGACGCCGTGCGCGCCGTCTTTCCCGCCGACAAGCCCGTGGGCATGCGGGTGTCGTCCACCGACTGGGTCGAGGGCGGCTGGGATCTAGCGCAGACGATTGAATTCGCCAGGGCCTTGAAGGCGCGCGGCGTCGACTGGATCGATGCCTCCTCCGGCGGCGTCTCGCCGCTGCAGAAGATCCCGCTCGGCCCCGGCTATCAGGTGCAGTTTGCAGATGCCATCAAGCGTGAAACGGGATTGCCCACCATCGCCGTCGGCCTGATCACGGAGCCGAAGCAGGCGGAAGAGATCGTCGCATCCGGCAAGGCCGACATGGTCGCGCTCGCCCGCGGCATGCTCTACGACCCGCGCTGGGCCTGGCACGCCGCCGCCGAGCTCGGCGGCGAGGTCGAAGCCCCGCCGCAATATTGGCGCTCGCAGCCGTCCACGCAAAAGGCGTTGTTCGGCAAGACGACCTTCGGGGCGAGGTAGGGGAGATACCGCGTGATCTCACGATGATCCGCGGTCTGCGTTGACAACTTAACTGACAGCCGTCGCCAAACTACTCCCTGTGGTTATGGGTCCTCGCGTTCGCAGGGACGACGGCGGGATGTGAGGTGAGCGCTTTCGCCTCACCATCCCTTACGCCTCCGTAACTCTCCTCACCTTCCACCCCCCGCAAAACTGGCCTAACCTCCGGCTCTTTAACACCGCAACGGAGGCCCGCCATGCGGTTTCGTGTTCGCAAAACGGCTCACATCTTCGAGCGCGTCGGACTTGCGATGGCGGGTGCGGCATGCGGGCTGTTCGTCGGCGCTTATGTGGGCTCGGCGATATCGGCGCTGACCACGCAGGGTTTCCTGCTGTTGATGATGCTGCTCGGCTTCGTCGGCTTTTATCTGGGCATCGACACGCCGCAATTGCCGTTCGACGA from Bradyrhizobium sp. CCBAU 53351 includes the following:
- a CDS encoding NADH:flavin oxidoreductase/NADH oxidase — protein: MSVLFSPIKLRGLTLKNRVVVSPMCQYSADDGVANDWHFTHINNLSLSGASMFCIEATHVEAIGRITPGCLGLYSDACEAALHQVLSSVRKHSSTAIAMQLAHAGRKASSARPWDGGQLIPVEQGGWQTVAPSAVPHKEGEAAPLALDAAGLTRIREAFVDSAKRADRLGIDAIELHGAHGYLLHQFLSPISNRRTDEYGGSLENRMRFPLEIYDAVRAVFPADKPVGMRVSSTDWVEGGWDLAQTIEFARALKARGVDWIDASSGGVSPLQKIPLGPGYQVQFADAIKRETGLPTIAVGLITEPKQAEEIVASGKADMVALARGMLYDPRWAWHAAAELGGEVEAPPQYWRSQPSTQKALFGKTTFGAR